From Novosphingobium resinovorum, the proteins below share one genomic window:
- the nusG gene encoding transcription termination/antitermination protein NusG codes for MARWYIIHAYSGFESKVKEAIITEAERIGLSQLVEDVQVPSETVTEVKRGKKVQTERKTMPGYVLAKLTLNDDVYHLIKNTPKVTGFLGANNKPQAISESEASRYFGAAEAAAAAPRKTVSIDYEIGDSVKVLDGPFASFNGIVEELDFEKSRVKVAVSIFGRATPVELEFEHVELSK; via the coding sequence ATGGCCCGCTGGTACATCATCCACGCCTACTCCGGCTTCGAGAGCAAGGTTAAGGAAGCCATCATCACCGAGGCCGAGCGCATCGGTCTTTCGCAGCTCGTCGAGGACGTGCAGGTTCCTTCGGAAACCGTCACCGAAGTGAAGCGCGGCAAGAAGGTCCAGACCGAGCGCAAGACGATGCCCGGCTACGTCCTCGCCAAGCTGACGCTGAACGACGACGTCTACCACCTCATCAAGAACACCCCGAAGGTCACCGGCTTCCTGGGTGCCAACAACAAGCCGCAGGCGATCAGCGAGAGCGAGGCCTCGCGCTACTTCGGCGCCGCCGAAGCCGCTGCCGCCGCGCCGCGCAAGACCGTCTCGATCGATTACGAGATCGGCGATTCGGTCAAGGTGCTCGACGGCCCGTTCGCGAGCTTCAACGGCATCGTCGAGGAACTCGACTTCGAGAAGAGCCGCGTCAAGGTGGCGGTCTCGATCTTCGGCCGCGCCACCCCGGTGGAGCTGGAATTCGAGCACGTCGAACTCAGCAAGTAA
- the secE gene encoding preprotein translocase subunit SecE encodes MAKITPGEFMRQVQAETRKIHWPSRQETVTTAIFVGLMTVLLAVFFLGIDALFGWVVSALLNAL; translated from the coding sequence ATGGCCAAGATCACCCCCGGCGAATTCATGCGCCAGGTTCAGGCGGAAACGCGCAAGATCCACTGGCCTTCGCGCCAGGAGACGGTCACGACCGCGATCTTCGTCGGCCTGATGACGGTGCTGCTGGCGGTGTTCTTCCTGGGCATCGACGCGCTGTTCGGCTGGGTCGTCAGCGCTCTGCTGAACGCCCTTTGA